In Brachypodium distachyon strain Bd21 chromosome 2, Brachypodium_distachyon_v3.0, whole genome shotgun sequence, one genomic interval encodes:
- the LOC106866273 gene encoding uncharacterized protein LOC106866273 isoform X2, producing MGESSPSSLPQQWRAFCSSGPPVYLKIDGEQPYAAEGLVAEDFSDGKAVIEAELPCGRLLLFDFLGRRCVDLNDTSKSYHMCWVDASHQVYGNATEHPALPLPRDMEDSSSLRHQWRQFRRSGFPRAIAIDGEGGARTAVPCKVIDFVATAFAIGKAVVEARLPEGRAVLFDFLRKVIVDLDEPSNKSPIRWVDNQQRVFANEPVLGIDEHKVTRAFTEGTSGRFNITCIEKCLVHRIEAFKANIYPQPLVYGWYGGLVSDVKEAAYGSGVVNINSTLLAAGRAHGNAAHVSPMSQPYESAMLAEVDTKGEAHLLFCSIALGRQEVIPAGSLQNSPTGKPYDTGVDNKFYPSWYIFGSGWMHNQIVPLYVLSFIKNPVLTPGLSPFGVYDEIQKSLPPSDLQAVERCCNVYMKNQINTPQFVKERQQQPRERPDNSCSIAIVTPEKNEIWTSSFVDFLSVHGGEGLFRAVARSIADK from the exons ATGGGGGAATCGTCCCCTTCCTCCCTACCGCAGCAATGGCGGGCCTTCTGCAGCAGCGGGCCGCCAGTTTACCTCAAAATTGACGGAGAGCAACCATACGCAGCAGAGGGGTTAGTCGCGGAGGACTTCTCCGACGGGAAAGCCGTAATAGAAGCAGAGCTTCCATGCGGCAGACTGCTCCTCTTCGACTTCCTGGGGAGGCGCTGCGTCGACCTCAACGACACCTCCAAGAGCTACCATATGTGCTGGGTCGACGCCAGCCATCAGGTCTACGGGAACGCGACGGAGCACCCAGCCCTTCCCCTGCCGCGAGACATGGAAGACTCTTCTTCCCTTCGGCATCAGTGGCGCCAGTTCCGCCGCAGCGGATTCCCCCGTGCTATCGCCATCGACGGGGAGGGTGGTGCCAGGACCGCGGTCCCCTGCAAGGTCATCGACTTCGTAGCGACGGCTTTCGCTATAGGGAAAGCAGTCGTTGAGGCACGGCTTCCAGAGGGCCGAGCCGTCCTTTTCGATTTCTTGCGGAAGGTAATCGTCGATCTTGACGAGCCCTCCAACAAGTCCCCCATCCGTTGGGTGGACAACCAGCAGCGAGTCTTCGCAAACGAACCCGTGCTCGGTATTGATGAGCACAAGGTGACAAGGGCTTTCACCGAAGGCACCTCTGGGCGTTTCAATATCACCTGTATAGAGAAGTGTTTGGTCCATCGCATTGAGGCATTCAAGGCAAACATTTATCCTCAGCCTCTTGTGTACGGCTGGTATGGGGGATTGGTGTCCGATGTGAAGGAGGCAGCGTATGGAAGCGGAGTCGTTAACATAAACAGCACCTTGTTAGCTGCCGGACGCGCACATGGAAATGCGGCTCATGTGTCGCCAATGAGCCAACCCTACGAAAG TGCCATGCTTGCTGAGGTGGATACAAAAGGAGAAGCTCATTTGTTGTTCTGCTCAATAGCATTGGGCCGACAAGAGGTTATCCCAGCCGGATCACTACAGAACAGCCCCACTGGCAAACCCTATGATACTGGTGTTGATAATAAATTTTATCCAAGTTGGTATATATTCGGGAGTGGATGGATGCATAACCAAATAGTACCTCTGTATGTCCTAAGCTTTATCAAAAATCCTGTCCTAACCCCTG GGCTGTCTCCATTTGGCGTTTATGATGAGATCCAGAAGTCCTTGCCACCCTCAGACTTGCAGGCTGTGGAGAGGTGCTGCAACGTATACATG AAAAATCAGATTAACACCCCACAGTTTGTTAAGGAAAGGCAACAGCAGCCGAGGGAAAGGCCGGACAACAGCTGCAGCATCGCGATAGTGACGCCGGAG
- the LOC106866273 gene encoding uncharacterized protein LOC106866273 isoform X1 → MGESSPSSLPQQWRAFCSSGPPVYLKIDGEQPYAAEGLVAEDFSDGKAVIEAELPCGRLLLFDFLGRRCVDLNDTSKSYHMCWVDASHQVYGNATEHPALPLPRDMEDSSSLRHQWRQFRRSGFPRAIAIDGEGGARTAVPCKVIDFVATAFAIGKAVVEARLPEGRAVLFDFLRKVIVDLDEPSNKSPIRWVDNQQRVFANEPVLGIDEHKVTRAFTEGTSGRFNITCIEKCLVHRIEAFKANIYPQPLVYGWYGGLVSDVKEAAYGSGVVNINSTLLAAGRAHGNAAHVSPMSQPYESAMLAEVDTKGEAHLLFCSIALGRQEVIPAGSLQNSPTGKPYDTGVDNKFYPSWYIFGSGWMHNQIVPLYVLSFIKNPVLTPGLSPFGVYDEIQKSLPPSDLQAVERCCNVYMKNQINTPQFVKERQQQPRERPDNSCSIAIVTPEVRTAKRRRGSGATVLGRVPAVDPGRPLLNPDPQLGSVDPESGTCDPGFHTRLLCQHGTASNPSHGVPLLAEETGDSSQSSLPWQWRQLCSSGLPVEVKIEGDRPCRLAGLEKAFDQGKAIFEVQYRGRRMLFDFLEKRCVNLDDPSKNYRMRWTDRRRKVYWNTTEPAADSSASSLRQQWDEFCRSGPPTSISVKLKGDTRFIPRATIDSIAATFTEKIAIVEVQIMPSGQRVLFVFLRKVIIDLDEPFKKWNISWVTKIIGSSRTNLFYGPMSKW, encoded by the exons ATGGGGGAATCGTCCCCTTCCTCCCTACCGCAGCAATGGCGGGCCTTCTGCAGCAGCGGGCCGCCAGTTTACCTCAAAATTGACGGAGAGCAACCATACGCAGCAGAGGGGTTAGTCGCGGAGGACTTCTCCGACGGGAAAGCCGTAATAGAAGCAGAGCTTCCATGCGGCAGACTGCTCCTCTTCGACTTCCTGGGGAGGCGCTGCGTCGACCTCAACGACACCTCCAAGAGCTACCATATGTGCTGGGTCGACGCCAGCCATCAGGTCTACGGGAACGCGACGGAGCACCCAGCCCTTCCCCTGCCGCGAGACATGGAAGACTCTTCTTCCCTTCGGCATCAGTGGCGCCAGTTCCGCCGCAGCGGATTCCCCCGTGCTATCGCCATCGACGGGGAGGGTGGTGCCAGGACCGCGGTCCCCTGCAAGGTCATCGACTTCGTAGCGACGGCTTTCGCTATAGGGAAAGCAGTCGTTGAGGCACGGCTTCCAGAGGGCCGAGCCGTCCTTTTCGATTTCTTGCGGAAGGTAATCGTCGATCTTGACGAGCCCTCCAACAAGTCCCCCATCCGTTGGGTGGACAACCAGCAGCGAGTCTTCGCAAACGAACCCGTGCTCGGTATTGATGAGCACAAGGTGACAAGGGCTTTCACCGAAGGCACCTCTGGGCGTTTCAATATCACCTGTATAGAGAAGTGTTTGGTCCATCGCATTGAGGCATTCAAGGCAAACATTTATCCTCAGCCTCTTGTGTACGGCTGGTATGGGGGATTGGTGTCCGATGTGAAGGAGGCAGCGTATGGAAGCGGAGTCGTTAACATAAACAGCACCTTGTTAGCTGCCGGACGCGCACATGGAAATGCGGCTCATGTGTCGCCAATGAGCCAACCCTACGAAAG TGCCATGCTTGCTGAGGTGGATACAAAAGGAGAAGCTCATTTGTTGTTCTGCTCAATAGCATTGGGCCGACAAGAGGTTATCCCAGCCGGATCACTACAGAACAGCCCCACTGGCAAACCCTATGATACTGGTGTTGATAATAAATTTTATCCAAGTTGGTATATATTCGGGAGTGGATGGATGCATAACCAAATAGTACCTCTGTATGTCCTAAGCTTTATCAAAAATCCTGTCCTAACCCCTG GGCTGTCTCCATTTGGCGTTTATGATGAGATCCAGAAGTCCTTGCCACCCTCAGACTTGCAGGCTGTGGAGAGGTGCTGCAACGTATACATG AAAAATCAGATTAACACCCCACAGTTTGTTAAGGAAAGGCAACAGCAGCCGAGGGAAAGGCCGGACAACAGCTGCAGCATCGCGATAGTGACGCCGGAGGTGAGGACCGCCAAGCGACGTCGAGGAAGCGGAGCCACCGTCTTGGGTCGTGTTCCGGCCGTGGACCCAGGGCGACCCCTACTGAACCCTGACCCTCAATTGGGATCAGTCGACCCTGAGTCAGGGACCTGCGATCCTGGCTTCCATACTCGCCTTCTCTGTCAGCACGGCACAGCCAGCAACCCCTCGCATGGCGTGCCTCTCCTTGCGGAAGAGACAGGGGACTCGTCTCAGTCATCCCTGCCGTGGCAATGGCGTCAGCTCTGCAGCAGCGGCCTGCCCGTTGAAGTCAAAATTGAGGGGGATAGACCCTGCAGGTTAGCAGGTTTAGAGAAAGCATTTGATCAGGGGAAGGCCATCTTTGAGGTGCAATATCGCGGCAGGCGGATGCTTTTTGATTTCTTGGAGAAGCGCTGCGTCAACCTTGACGACCCCAGCAAGAACTACCGCATGCGCTGGACTGACAGACGCCGTAAGGTCTACTGGAACACAACTGAACCTGCAGCTGACTCATCAGCTTCATCCCTGCGGCAGCAGTGGGATGAGTTCTGCCGCAGCGGACCTCCCACAAGTATCTCTGTCAAACTGAAGGGTGACACCAGGTTCATTCCCCGCGCCACGATCGATTCAATAGCGGCCACCTTCACAGAAAAAATAGCAATTGTCGAGGTACAGATTATGCCCAGTGGACAAAGGgttctgtttgtttttttaagaaaagtGATCATTGATCTTGATGAACCTTTCAAGAAATGGAACATTTCATGGGTGACAAAGATAATTGGTTCTTCACGAACCAACCTATTCTATGGACCGATGAGCAAATGGTGA